The Prochlorococcus marinus XMU1408 region GGTAATCATCTTCGTTCACGCTTCTAGGAATTTCTCTTGTCTGATTCTTCTTACGCCTATTCCAAGTTTGAGGCATATCTAGCCAAACTAATGGATATTTCTTCGCCCATTCCAACCAAGGGGCTTCGAACAGTAGAGATTTTGGGTAAACCCCTGCTTCTGCTTCTTGCCAATCGATTCTTTCTAAATTTTCCATTGAGCGTCTAACTTCTTTAATTAAATCTTTATCAACTGGAAATTTTTCAGGTGCTGCTTCAGGTGCAAAAACTTCCATTAGTTTGGTACTTAACTCTTTATGAGCTAATCCAGCAAGTGTTTTACCCTGTTGAAGTGTGTGATACGCAATTTTTTTAAGGCTTGGCGCTGCCATGACCCTTTGAATAATTTCCTTATTATCTAACAGATTTGATTGCCTAGTGACGAATTAACTAAAAAAATTTTAAGGTCCATGTAAATTGTGTTGTTACTATGGACCTGAAAATTCGTACTTAAAAAATAATCAACAAAAATTATGCGTCGTAGTACATTGTGAATTCATGTGGATGAGGTCTTTGTCTTAGTTGTTGAACTTCCTCGTATTTGAGATCTATCCAGTTATCAATGAAATCATCAGTAAATACTCCTCCTTCAGTTAAATATTTGTTATCACTTTTTAATGCCTCTAATGCATCATTCAAAGAAGATGGGACAGTGTCTATTTTCGATAATTCATCGGAAGGAAGCTCAAAAAGATCAACGTCAACTCCATCTCCAGGATCAATTTGATTTTTGATTCCATCAATACCTGCCATCATCATTGCTGAAAAAGCAATATAAGGGTTTGCTAAAGCATCTCCTGATCGGAATTCGAGTCTCTTTGCTTTTGGACTGGGTCCAGTTAAAGGAATCCTTACCGCAGCAGATCTATTTCCTTGTGAATAAACTAAATTTACTGGAGCTTCGAAACCTGGAACTAATCGTTTGTAACTATTAGTGGTTGGATTAGTAAATGCGAGGAATGAAGGAGCGTGCTTAAGTATTCCGCCTATATACCATTTCGCTGTTTGGGAAAGATTTGCATAAGTTCCTTCCCCGTAAAATAAAGGTTCTCCGCTTTTCCATAAACTTTGGTGAACATGCATCCCAGTTCCATTATCATTGAAGACTGGTTTGGGCATGAAGGTTGCAGTTTTTCCATATTTCTTCGCCACATTCCTTACTATATATTTGTAAATCATCACATTGTCTGCAGCGTTAATTAGTGGAGCAAATTTCATCCCTAATTCATGTTGACCTGCTCCTGCTACTTCATGATGATGTTTCTCTATTGGTATTCCCAACTCACCCATCAATAGCAGCATCTCAGATCTCATGTCTTGAGCAGTATCGTTAGGTGAGACAGGAAAATAACCTTCTTTTAGTTGGATTTTGTATCCGAGGTTTCCCCCTTCTTCTACTCTCCCTGTGTTCCAAGGTGCTTCTATGGTGTCAACGCTATAAAAACTGCCACCTTCTCCTGAGTTATATCTAACATCATCAAAAATGAAGAATTCAGGCTCAGGGCCAAAAAATGCAGCATCGGCAACACTAGTACTTCCTAAATAATCCAAAGCTTTTTGAGCCAATGCTCTTGGACATCTGGCATAAGGTTGGCCGCTTCTGGGCTCTTGAATGGAACAAATTAAACTAAGTGTTTTGTGATTGTAAAAAGGATCTATCCAGCTGGTTGAAGGGTCAGGTACCATTGCCATATCAGATTCATTTATGGCTTTCCATCCACGAATAGAAGACCCATCAAATGCAAGTCCTTCTGTGAAAGAACTCTCCTCAATGAGATCGGAAGCAACAGTTAAATGTTGCCACTTGCCATGTAGGTCAGAGAATTTTAAATCTATTAGCTCAATGCCCTCGTCCTTAATTTGACGAAGAACATCTTGAGAGGTCTTGCTCATGATGAATTTAATTTGCAGCAGAGATACTTAATTATGAACGTAATTAGCAGTTGAATCTCTTTTTGTATCAACAAGTACTTTTTTTAGACTTTTAATAGAAAACTTCGATTGTTTTTCGACCTTTATAACCTAAAAAAAAAAATTCTAACTAATTCCTATTGCAATCCCTAAAAAAAACACCCCGACATTGCCTATCGCCTTTTAGGCTCTGATACATATAAACATATCTGTTTTCTTGTCCACTCAAATTCTTCCTTCTGTTGATAATCAACATCGCAAAGATTTTGGTCCAACTGTTTCTCCTGAACGGTTATTGCTTGGGCCAGGCCCATCAAATGCAGATCCTGCAGTTTTAAAGGCCCTTTCTCAACCCCCTATCGGTCATCTGGATCCTTTTTATGTCGATTTGATGAGTGAAGTTCAAGAGTTACTTAGATATGCATGGCAGACAAGCAATCGACTAACACTTCCAATGAGTGGGACTGGTAGTGCAGCAATGGAAGCTACATTAGCGAATGTTGTTGAGCCAGGAGATAAGGTTTTAGTTGCTATAAAAGGATATTTTGGGCATCGACTTGCTGATATGGCTGGGAGATATAAGGCAAATGTTGAAACCATTCATAAAGATTGGGGAAATGCATTTTCTCTTGAAGAGATTGAAACTGCTCTCAAAAAGCATAACCCTGCAGTCTTAGCGATTGTTCATGCGGAGACTTCAACAGGAGTTTGTCAGCCTATGAATGGGATTGGCGATTTATGCAGAAAATATAATTGTTTACTTTTAGTCGACACAGTAACATCTTTGGGAGGAGTGCCTCTCTACTTGGATAAGTGGAAAATTGATTTAGCTTATAGTTGTAGTCAAAAAGGATTAAGTTGCCCGCCTGGATTAGGTCCTTTTTCAATGAATGAAAGAGCTGAAGAAAAAATGAGTAATAGAAAAGATAAGGTTCCAAATTGGTACTTGGATGTCTCTTTGTTAAATAAATATTGGGGAAGCGATCGAGTGTATCATCACACTGCTCCAGTTAATAT contains the following coding sequences:
- the glnA gene encoding type I glutamate--ammonia ligase, with the protein product MSKTSQDVLRQIKDEGIELIDLKFSDLHGKWQHLTVASDLIEESSFTEGLAFDGSSIRGWKAINESDMAMVPDPSTSWIDPFYNHKTLSLICSIQEPRSGQPYARCPRALAQKALDYLGSTSVADAAFFGPEPEFFIFDDVRYNSGEGGSFYSVDTIEAPWNTGRVEEGGNLGYKIQLKEGYFPVSPNDTAQDMRSEMLLLMGELGIPIEKHHHEVAGAGQHELGMKFAPLINAADNVMIYKYIVRNVAKKYGKTATFMPKPVFNDNGTGMHVHQSLWKSGEPLFYGEGTYANLSQTAKWYIGGILKHAPSFLAFTNPTTNSYKRLVPGFEAPVNLVYSQGNRSAAVRIPLTGPSPKAKRLEFRSGDALANPYIAFSAMMMAGIDGIKNQIDPGDGVDVDLFELPSDELSKIDTVPSSLNDALEALKSDNKYLTEGGVFTDDFIDNWIDLKYEEVQQLRQRPHPHEFTMYYDA
- a CDS encoding pyridoxal-phosphate-dependent aminotransferase family protein, with the protein product MSTQILPSVDNQHRKDFGPTVSPERLLLGPGPSNADPAVLKALSQPPIGHLDPFYVDLMSEVQELLRYAWQTSNRLTLPMSGTGSAAMEATLANVVEPGDKVLVAIKGYFGHRLADMAGRYKANVETIHKDWGNAFSLEEIETALKKHNPAVLAIVHAETSTGVCQPMNGIGDLCRKYNCLLLVDTVTSLGGVPLYLDKWKIDLAYSCSQKGLSCPPGLGPFSMNERAEEKMSNRKDKVPNWYLDVSLLNKYWGSDRVYHHTAPVNMNFGIREALRLLAEEGLDVSWDRHSKNAKSLWSSLENIGLELHVKEELRLPTLTTVKIPKGVDGKAFTKHLLNNFGVEIGGGLGDLAGKVWRIGLMGYNSTSMNVDKIINIFETELPKFR